The DNA sequence GCCAAGCATAGCCTCAATGGGAACTGTGTGGTGGCCTTTGCCGATACCTTGTTCCGCACCGACTTCAAGATCGACCGCAACAGCGACGGTGTTATTTGGGTAAAACAGGTTGAGGATCCCCGCGCTTTTGGGGTAGTCAAGATCGCCGACGATGGACATATCACTGATTTTGTCGAGAAACCAGAAGAGTTCGTTAGCGATCTGGCCATCATCGGAATCTACTATTTCAAAGATGGTAAGTGGTTGAAAGACGAGCTTCAGTACCTCATCGACAACGATATCAAGGACAAAGGAGAGTACCAGCTCACCAATGCCCTCGAGAACATGAAACAAAAGGGTGCCAAATACTTACCCGGAAAGGTCGACGACTGGATGGACTGCGGAAACAAAGACGTTACCGTTGAAACCAACAGCAAGATCCTCGGCTACCTCACTGAGGAAGGTCAGGGCTTGATAGACCCGAGTGCCACCGCCGAAAACTCGGAGATCATTCCGCCTTGCTTCATCGGTAAGGATGTAGTGATCAAAAACTCTACGGTCGGACCCAACGTAAGTCTGGGAAATGGCACGCGCGCTGAGAATTCCAAGATCAGCAATACCTTGGTGCAGGAAAACACCGTTATTGAAGATGCGGAACTCGACAACTCGATGCTCGGAAACAAGGTCCACTATCGCGGCGGGTCAAAATCCATCAGCATCGGCGATTACAGTACATTACTTTGATAAAAAAGACCTCGAAATACCTTTTCTTTTTTGGCGTACTCTCCATTTTCTTCGCCTGCGGCGGGATGAAGGGCAGTGTCGCTGAGCCCAGCGCTAAGTCCGAAAGTTCGACTGAAACGGACCCTCTGGCCGAGCGCGAACGCATGCAATTTGACCGCGCGTTCTTCGCCGGACAAAAGGAGAAAGCCCTCGGAAATTACGATCGCGCACTCGAATACTTCTTCGAAGCCCTGCGCATCGACGGGAATAACGGAACGGTGATGTACGAACTCTCCCTGTTGTATTTGGAGTTCCAAAACGTTCCTCAGGCGCAGTTCTTCTGTGAAGGTGCCGTTGAGGTAGAGCCCAACAACCGATGGTACCGCATGGTACTGGCCGATATATACGGCCTACAGCGCAACTATGAGGCACAGGCCGGACAATATGCCGAGCTCGAAAAGATAGAGCCCTCGAACCCCGAGCATTCGTTCAATTTAGCCATCACCTTACTTCAGCAAAACGACCTCAAAGGTGCGCTGAAAGTATACGAGCAGATGGAAAAACAGTACGGGGTCATTGAGGAGATCGCGCTTCAGAAGGAGTTGATCTACCTGAAGCTGGGAAGTATCGACAAGGCCACTGCCGAGCTCGAAAAACTCATTGCCACTTCGCCTGACAATGTGCAATACTACGTGTTGCTCGCAGAGTTGTTCATGGCCAACGATATGACCGACGAGGCGAGGATGGAATACGATCGGGCTCTCGAGCTCTTTCCGAACGCCGCTGAAGTCCATCTCGGATTGGCCGGTTTTTACGAAGAAAACGGACAGTACGACAAAGCGCTAAAGTCCTATGTGATCGCCTTTCAAAATCCCGATCTAAACATCGATGCCAAGATGGGGGTGATACTGAAGTACTACGAACGCTCGGGTAGCGATCCAAACCTGAAAGAAGATGCTTTCATGCTGGTCGAAGCCGTGATCAACGCCCATCCGAATAACCCAAAAGGCTATGCCGTTCAGGGCGATTTTTACCTCCGTGAACAGGATGGTGAAAAAGCGCGCGAATCGTTCCGCAAATCGATCGATGCCGGGGCGACTCAATATGCCATTTGGCAACAGGTGTTGCTCTTGGATGCGGACATGGGCGATATGAAAGCCCTTTTGGAAGAAAGCACTGCTGCGTTGGAGTTGTTCCCGGCTCAGCCGCTTGTGTATTTGTTGAATGGCTTTGCTCTCATGGCCGATGAACAGTACGAGTCGGCAACCGAGATACTCGAAAGTGGTCGTGAATTTGCGATCGGTAATAAATCGCTTCAAGCGCAGTTCGACTCGTACCTCGGCGATGCATATCATCACGTGGGGAACGACAAAAAATCGGACAGCTATTACGAAAAGGCCTTGGCTTTCGACAGTGATAATGCCGTGGTACTGAATAACCTGGCCTACTACTTATCGGTCCGTGGGGAAAAACTCGAAAAGGCCGAACAGTACTCGAAAAAGAGTAACGAGTTATCTCCGAATAATGGAACCAATCAAGATACTTATGCTTGGGTGTTGTACAAGCTCGGTCGGTACGATGAAGCTCTGAACTGGATCCAAAAAGCCGTGAGTAACGGAGGTGGGGAGAGCGTTGAAGTTCGCGAGCACTACGGCGACATCCTCTTCAAGCTCGGTCAAACCGATGCTGCCGTAGAGCAGTGGGAGAAGGCCCGGGAATTAGGTGGAGCCAGCGATTTGATAGAGCAAAAGATTCGAGAACAAAAGCTGTATGAGTAAGTCGCGGATCGCCGTCCTTATTGGAGTGCTTGTATTCGTGGGCTCTTGTCAATCGCGCAAGTTCGCTACTCCGGATACGGTATACGACGAAATGAAGCCCGTGAAGGTCTTCAAGACCTTGGAAGACAACAGCGCGACTTGGGATACGTACAGCTCGCGCATCTCAACGCGATACAAGGACGAATACACCAGCATGACCTTTACGGCCAAGGTGCGCATGAAGCGCGACAGTATCATGTGGGTATCGATCACGGCCGCACTGGGCATAGAGGTCGTACGGGCTCAAATTACGCCAGATCGGGTGTTGGTAATAAACCGCTTGGATCGATCTTATTTGGACAGTGATTTTAATTCGTTGAGTCGAAAGTTAGGTGCCCCCGTTAACTTCAACACACTGCAAAACACCTTTAGTGGAAGTTCGCTGTTCGTCTGGAAACGCAGGGATGTATACGGCCAAACGGACAGTGCGTATTACGTGCTCAGCAACCATCCGCCCGCAGGGCGCGATGATTCTTCGTCCATTTCCTTTTTTTTTGAAACCATGCGCGTGAGTATTGCGAAATTGGAGATCGCGGAGCAAAACGTTTGGGATCCGATAGGTGATCGATATTTAAGTGTTCAGAACGATGGGTTTGAATGGGTGAATGATCGTTCGTGGCCGACCAGGCTGAATATTGAGGCGCGCGATTCGGTTACTGCGACCACTGTGCAAATGAGGGCGAATAAGATAGAAACTGATATTGTTCTATCTTTCCCCTTTGAGATTCCAGACGACTATGCGCCCATTACTTGGTAGAATTTTCCCGATCGTTTTATTGCTATGGGCTACTGTAGCTGTTGGGCAAAATAAGGAGGATCTGCAGCGTCAGAAAAAGAGTCTGCAGCAGGAGATCGACTACACCAATAAGCTTATTAACGAAACGCAGGAGTCGAAGAGGGTTTCGATAAACCTGCTGAATACTCTCGAGCAGAAAATCCGTATTCGCGAGGAGTTGTTGAACACCATTGATCGCGAGATTCGCTTGATCGATGCGGAGATCGATCGGCAGAACGGGCAGATCGATTCGCTCGAAAATGAGTTGAATGTTTTACGTGAGCAATATGCTGAAATGATTCGGCAGGCCTATCGCAGCCGCAGTTCTTATACCCGATTGATGTTCTTATTGTCGGCACACGATTTTAATCAGGCTTACAAGCGTTTGCAGTTTTTAAAGCAATACAATGAATTTCGGCGAAAACAGGCAGAGCGATTGCAGCAAATGGAGTTGGAGTTGGAGCAACGAATTGCTGCCTTGGAGGTGGAGAAGAAAGAGAAGGAGGCCCTGCGGGCCGATAAGCAGCGCGAGCGGGAATTGTTGTCGGGTGAAAAGCAGCAACAGCGATTGACGGTAGATGCGTTGGCGAATAAGGAGCGCGATCTAAAGAAGGCGCTGCGTCAAAAAGAGAAGGATGCCAAGCGGCTCGAGCAGGCCATACAGCGGATCATTGAGGAAGAGATCAGGAAGGCGCGTGAAGCGGCCAAGGCGAATAATCCGGAGGCTGAATTCGAGGCTTTTGCTATGACTCCGGAGGCGAAGGCGCTTTCCACGAACTTTACCACGAATCGTGGAAAGCTACCGTGGCCGGTTGAGCGGGGACTCATTGTAAGTCCTTATGGTGAACAGCCCCACCCTGTTTTGAGCGGCGTTACGATTAGGAACGACGGAATCGATATTGCCACGCAGAAAGGCGCAACGGCGCGGGCTTGTTTCGAAGGACAAGTGAGTGCCGTGATCAGAATTCCAGGAGCGGGTAGGGCTGTGGTCATTCGACATGGAAAATACCTCACGGTTTATGGAAACTTGAACGACGTGTACGTAGCCCAAGGTCAAAACGTAGCGACCAAGGAACTTATTGGTACCGTACGTACCGATGCCGCGGATGCCCAAACCGTGCTTCAGTTTCAACTGTGGAAGGGCTCGTCCAAACAGGACCCCGAACCATGGTTATTCAAATAGATCAGTGACAAAGGGCATTGGCTGCCCGGGTGGCCATTAGTATATTCGGTTTGGCCATGGCTTTGAAGCCCATAGATTCGATGAATCCCTGCGCCGCCTTCAATACTTTGTTCGACGGATATTTAGGATCCTCATTCATGTCCATATCGATCTGGTGGACCTTTACCCCGCAGTTTTGCTCTATATGTTGAGCTATTTCTACGCTTTGTCCCATCTCGTGCCAGAGTCGTGACCACATGTCATTCACGCGCTTCACTTTATGCTTATGATAGATCACGTGTGCACCGTTCATAGGAAAACGAAAAACCACCGTTGTAACGTAAATGGTGTGCTTACTGAAGTTTTGACTATCGGTACCTACGTAAACCTTTGCCTCTGGAAAACGCTCCTTCATAGAGCATACATGCTCGCTCAGCTCAACCGGCTTCCGATCGAACATGCTGTAGAACGTAGATGACAAGTTTTGGAGCATATCAGCTTAATGAACACCCACTAAAGCTAATAAGTTTCCCGCTCGTCCAAAAATGAATTTATCGTGAATTTACGCGCAGGGGATCTTATTCACCCTTCTTTCGTGTCGGCCACCTTCGAATTCGGCCTCCAGGAAACGCTCTGTTATTCGCTTGGCCATTTCTTCGGTTATAAACCTCGCTGGAAGTGCGAGTACATTGGCTTTATTGTGTTGGCGCGCCAGATCGGCCAGCTCTTCGTTCCAGCACAAAGCACTGCGAATATCGGCATGCTTGTTCACGGTCATATTGATCCCGTTACCACTGCCACAAATAGCTATACCCAGCTCAACCTCATATCTTTCAACGGCTTCCGCTAGTGGATGTGCATAGTCCGGATAGTCCACAGAATCAGGTCTGTCCATTCCAAAATTCACCACCTCGTGTCCAAGTCGTTGTAGGTGTTCGATCAATTTTGGTTTCAATTCGTAAGCCGCGTGGTCGCCGGCGATGCCAATTTTCATAACAAGTTCATTTTCAAGCAAAGGTAAGCCCTTTTGGAAACGTTTTTCACACTTAACAACGCGGTGTTAAAACCTTTTAATAACTGTCCATAAGTGGAGCATAAAAAGGGTAATACCAAAGGTATTATTTCTCATTGCACCTTTTTAAGACACCGTGCAAGTCTTATTTTTACTTCTTTATTCCCTCAAAATACAATTTAATTCACATTCATCACCTACCTTTAAGTGAAAGAGAAATACAATTTCGTTGCGTTCCACGTTTATTCACAGATGTGCATAAATTAGCTAAGTGGCTCATTAGTAACGAACTTTAATAAACAGTGGTCCTTTTTTGTGGTGAACAATATTTAAAAAGGTAATCTCACAACAAAAGCTACCTTAAGTTTTCCAAAATGTTAACCGACCATTATCATCATATATCTTTTATTAAATAAAGAAGAATAAATATATAGGTGTTGAATAGAACTTTGATTTCATTGATATTCATTTTCGGACTTTCTTTTTCGGCCTCCGGCCAGAAGGATACCACCGGTGAATATACCGTCCTTTACTTCCGCGATGGAACTACCGTTTCCAGCGAGGGGTATATGCTCGAAGGGCAACCCAATGGGTACTGGAAAACCTATCATCCCAACGGTAACCTGAAGTCGGAAGGCAATCGAGTCAATTTCAAACTCGACGGTGAGTGGGTATTCTACAACAACGATCGGGATACCATGCTCAAAGTAACTTACGATCAAGGCATCAAAAGAGGATTAAAGACCAGCTACACCGACGGCATCAAGACCAAGACCGAGCTCTATCAAAAAGATCAGCGCGAGGGACCTACCAAATTCTTTTATACCGAGAGCGGAGTTCAAAAGATGATTCCATTCGTGAACGGCTTGGAGCAAGGAAACGGATTTGAATATGGGACCGATGGGCGATTGATAACCTTGTATACCTACAAGAAAGGGGTACTCGTAAAACAACAGAAGATCAATCGTTTTAGCGAATCGGGTGATACCACCGGTTTTTGGATGTGGTTCTGGCCCGATGACGTCATTAAAAAAGAAGGGAGCTATGCCGACGGACTCCGACACGGATATTTCAAGTACTACGACGAAAAGGGAAACTTGCGGAAAACCGAAAAGTGGATCGAAGGAGTGCGGCAAGCCAATGCTCCCGAAACCGCAAAAATTCGAGTGCGCAGAACTACTTACTCCGACGGATTCATTAAAACTCTGGGTGGTTACCGGAATGGAACCAAGGACGGAGTTCATCGCGAATACGATGAGGAAGGCAATGTAATTGCCAGTCAAAAATTCCAATTGGGTACATTGCTCGCTGAGGGTATTTTAGACGATCAGGGACGAGAACAAGGTCCATGGGTCTACTATTACCCAACCGGCGAGAAAAAAGCTGAGGGCTCCTATAAGGACGGTAAAAAGATAGATGAATGGAAGTACTACCACCGCAACGGAAAAATGGAGCAGAACGGAAGGTATCAAAATGACCTCCCCGTTGGTTTCTGGCGTTGGTATTTTGACGACGGAACAGTATTGCGGGAAGAAGAGTATTTCCGAGGACTGGTCGAGGGTCCTTCCGTTGAGTACAGCGAGAGTGGAGAAGTAGTAGCCGAAGGAGAATACATCGACGGTTACAAAGAAGGGGTGTGGAATTACAAGGTTGGTGACCATATTGAAATTGGTCCCTACGTAGCAGGTGAACGACAAGGCACTTGGAAACACTATTACGCCGATACAGAGCAACTGCAATTTCAGGGCGATTTCATCGACGGATTACCAGACGGAAAGCATCGATTCTATTGGCCAAATGGTCGAATCAGAATGGAAGGGAAGTACATCATGGGATCCAAAACAGGTGATTGGATCTACTACAACGAATTAAGGGAAATACAACTGTATATTACCTACGAAGACGGAAAAGAGATTAAGTACGACGGTATGCCCGTTGATGAGCTTTTGGGTCCGGAGCAATAGTATAATTTGCTTTGGTTGAAGCGTTTAGGTATATTGGTGAAAATACCCAAACATTACACCGATGAAAAAAGGACTACTACTCTTTGCACTTTTATTCTCTGCATTGGCCAATGCAGGTCAGGGGGGCCCCGATGCTTATGGCTATACATGGATCGATAGCCAGGAACCGGGAGGACCTACTTACGGGTGGGTGGATATCGCAAATCCTTCTGATGGAATTCAAGTATTGGGACTAGGTGATGATAACGTCGTTGGCCCATTTACGATAGCGAACAACCAGAATTTCCATTTCTACTGGTACGACGTGAGTCATTTCTGGATCGGTTCCAATGGATATATTTCCTTCAACCAAGTCAACATTGCCTCTCCTTTTCCCAATATCCCTACAAGTGGTGGGCCTAATGATTTCATTGCCGGAATGATGTCCGACCTTAAATTCGACGGTGCGGCTAATCCGGCCGAATGTTGGATCGGCCGCAACACGGATTCCACGGTAATCTCGTTTATCAACGTTCCCTTTTGGGACTTGACTATTGCCGGCTATTCCGGATCCAATACCTTTCAGATCATTCTCGACGATTCGGACAGCTCCATTTACATCAACGTTCAGCAACAAATGGGAACAGGCTTCCAGGTTCAGGGTGTCATAGGAATAGAAAACACTACGGGTGGCGTAGGACTCGAGCATTCCTTCAATCAGTTTCCGCCCGCTCTGTACAGCATCAAGTTCGAGTATCCGGATGTGGTTACGTATCAAGCCACAGACGGTCGCGTGAATTGGAACGATAACGAAAATAACAAAGGGGTATTCATCGGGGCCAATGGTCCGGCCATTGACTTGGTGACCAATGTTGGAAATTCAGGAAACCAAGCCTTGAGCCCATTCACTGCCACGGGAAAGATCGTCAATAACCTAGGAAGCACTTTGCTCACTACGGCTGTTTCAGTACCGGCCTTGAGTGCCGGTCAGGATACTACTTTGACCTATCCAGCCACTTGGTCGCCGGGCAACGCAGGTACGTACATTCACCAAACTTCCATCTCCGGGATCGCCGGTGATTTAGTCGCGGCGAATAATTCGATCGATCGCGAGATCGTGGTCGTCGATACCACCCAAACGAGTATTACTCTCGATTACACCGAAGGGGTCAGTAACGGCTCCCTCGCGTGGAATGGTGGAAACGGCGGTGTGGCCATGTATTTTGTTCCACCCACGCATCCGGCCAAGATCACCCACATGGGTTTCTATCACGTATCCAACACGGGTGCATCCAGCTTTGCTGCGATTCTCTATCGCGACGATGGTCCGGGAGGATCTCACGGAACTCTTCTCGATTCGGTGTATGTACCTGCCGCCAATATTCTGCTGAATCAATACACCAGTGTTCCGTTGACGAACCCCGTTACTATTGCTGATAGTGGAGTATATGTACTGTGGCGAATGGAAGGTGCTAATTTGAATATCGGCTCGTCGAGTACGGGTCCGACCTCACGTCATGGATACGAGGTGCTCGATGGAGTTTGGGCAGCTTACAGGGCGTTCGACACAGAGGACTTCCTAATCAACTTGACCTATGAACCCGAGTATATCGAGGATATTGGCGCATCCAGCATTTTGAGTCCGACCGGAAACGTGGCCACGCCCGAATTGGTTCGGGTGTACCTCCGCAATTTCGGTCAGACCCCCGTGAATCAATTCGACGTGAGTTACCAACTTGCGAACGGAACCGCGATCACCCAAGCCTATAACGGATCGGGAATCCCACCCAACGACTCCATACTGTTCACCTTTCAAACCTTGATGTCGCTGGCACCGGGATCGGGAGATCTGTGTATCTGGACCAGCAGCACGGCCATAGCCGATGCTAATTCAGGTAACGACACCACGTGTACTCCCATCATTACGCCACCCTCATCGCTTGAAGAAAATGAAGCACCATTTACGCTGTATCCAAACCCAGCCCGGGATTACCTGATGATCGACGCGGTCGAAGCCATTGAGCCGCTAGGCTTGGAAATTTATAATAGCCAGGGCCAAATTGTTGGACGCTATGCGGTGCCGCAAGGGCAAACGACGCGGATTTCGATTAACCGCCTCGCGGCGGGATGCTATACTTACGTGCTGTCGGATCAACATCAGCGGTCGGTGGGTGTGCTGCTCGTTCAATAGTGTACCTTTGCGCTATGCGCAACCGTTTGTTGATCTTGTTGGTTTGCCTTGGACTTGCGCTGCAAGCTCAGGAAAAGGACAGTACTTATTACAAGAGCTTTCCTAAAAAACTGAGCGCCGGTAGCTTCATTGCCGTGCGTAATTACGCGCTATTGCTCACGCCAAAGGTCAGCGGGTCGATCGTTGATTCACTCCGTTCGAACTACCAACCCAACGCCACCAGAGTTGTGGGGATCAGCCTGAACCTGGACCGTGTCGGCGCCAACTTAAGTGTGAGTATCCCCGATAATTTCAAGAGTCAGGAACTGTACGGAACCACGCGACGCATCGAAGCGAATCTCGGGCTATATCAAAAACGAGGCATCATCATGGGACAGTTTATCGGAACTAAGGGTTTTGCCGATAAAAACTCAGTCAATTACCTCGATAGGGTGCTCGATGAAAACCAATATTATGTGCGGGAAGATTTCAGCGTCTGGAACGTCCGGGTCGGATATCTACACATATGGAATTGGAAAAAATTCTCGGCTCGGTCGGCATTTACGTTTTCTGAACGGCAATTAAAATCGGCGGGGTCAATAACGAGTTCTGCACAGTTCAGGCACTTTCGCGTAGGAGGAGACAGCAGCATTGTGCCCTATCCGACCCGACCCTTCTACGGTTCGTTGAAAAACCTCCGGGAGGTGCGGTTCAACGAGGTTTCGCTAGGAATGGGATATGCCTATACCTATGTTCCGGCCGAGTATTGGTTCGTTCACGGAACTTTGGTGATGAAAGGAACGCTACAGCATCAACGGTACAGAGAAACAGGCGAAGACCCTGAATCGAGGTTTATCATAAATCCAGGCATCGACTTTCGCCTTTCCACCGGATATTCACAAGACTACTTTTGGATCGCCTTTCTGGTATCGGGTTACGGAGACCTTTATAACCTACCCGGAATCAACATGGGCTGGGGCTACTTCAACGCCGGCGTCCATTTCGGAATTCGCATACCAACACCTCGAACGGTGAACAAGGTATACCGAAGCTCTATTCCTGAACAATGACCGATCCACGCGCTAAACCGTGGGCCGAAAAATAGCCGAGCACAGTCTCATTGGCGTCGTCGGTACAAATCATGTTTCCGACCACCGGAGCGGGCGGTGGGTCGAATGGACTACCGACCTGTGATACCTGCGTTCCGATCAAGATCCAATAATCGTAGTAATCGCGCGTAGTGCTGTATTGCTCTATCTCTACCGAATCGCCGACGAAAAAGGGTTCAAAATTCACTGCGAAATCAACCACGTAGTTTCCGTCGACGAAATCGTCGTTGGCGATGTTGATATCGAACCGCGTATTCTGATAAATTCCGTTGAAATAATACTTCCAGCGATAGAATTCGGGCTTACCAGGAAGCTCCTGAGTTGCGAAATAAACGTAGTAACCATCTTCCAAAAACTGAAGATCGGTCTCGTATCGATAGTACACCGAATCGATCGGCGGAACACGAGTCAGTAGCTCCTGCTCACTGGCATAGGTACTTCCATCGGACAACTCGATCTCAATGTGATAACTCTTGCCCGTAATGCCGGTATAGGCCGAAACGTACAACCCCGAATCGAGCTCCGTAAAGGTTCCGACCGACGCGCCGTCCTCAAAGAGTTCTATGATGGCGCCCTCAACGGGCGGATTCCCAACTTCATCGAAATAGGGGACCGATTCGGTCAGGAGCACACGTGTTTTGCCCGGTTGATTGGTGATTTGTCCGTCGATCACCAGCAGTGGCTCACCCTCCGGTAGCTCGAGTTCCACTACATCTTCACAACTCAAGAGTGCGATTGGCAATAAAAGTAGGATCCACTTTTTCATTAGAATGTGAAATTATAGGTGAGGAATGGAATGATGCTTCCGAAGATCGATAGGCGTACCGCTTCGGTTTGTGTCGGATTATCTTCCTGTGGCCTAAAGAAGATACTGTACGCATTGCGCCGCGCATAGGCGTTATACACCCCGAATGACCACGAGCTTTGCCATCCTTTCTTCTTGTTCGGATTTGGAGTGTAGTTGGCACTGAGATCCAATCGATGGTAGGCAGGAATACGTGCCCCGTTGCGGTTGTTATACACCGGGATCACGATACCGTCCTGTACGAACCGCCCATCGGGATAAGTGATCGGTCGGCCCGTTTGAAAGGCGAAGGTGGCGCTCAGGTCCCACTTGTCGCTTAAGGCATAGGTGGTGACCACCGAAATGTCGTGGGTCTTGTCCCAGTTGCTCGGGTACCAATTGCCGTTGTTGATGGTTTCTTCGGGAGAATCCCCAACGACCTGAACCTCACTGCGCGATAAGGTATAGCTGATCCAGCCGGTCAGGCGGCCCGTGCGCTTTCGTACAAAGAACTCCAACCCGTAAGCGCGACCTTCACCTGAGATAAGTTCAGTCTCAAGAACAGGATTCAAGACGAGCTCAGCTCCGTTTTTGTAATCGAGCAGATCGCGCATGCTTTTGTAGTAGACTTCCACGGAGGTTTCGTAGGTGTGACTGGCAAAATTTTGGAAGTAACCCAAGGCCACTTGGTCGGCCGTCGCCGGATCGACATAAGGTCCGGCCGGAGTCCAAA is a window from the Flavobacteriales bacterium genome containing:
- a CDS encoding NTP transferase domain-containing protein, producing the protein MKIVIPMAGRGSRLRPHTLTVPKPLIPIAGKPIVQRLVQDIAKVTGDDIDEVAFIIGDFGKEVEQQLVGIAESVAAKGSIYYQEEALGTAHAILCAKHSLNGNCVVAFADTLFRTDFKIDRNSDGVIWVKQVEDPRAFGVVKIADDGHITDFVEKPEEFVSDLAIIGIYYFKDGKWLKDELQYLIDNDIKDKGEYQLTNALENMKQKGAKYLPGKVDDWMDCGNKDVTVETNSKILGYLTEEGQGLIDPSATAENSEIIPPCFIGKDVVIKNSTVGPNVSLGNGTRAENSKISNTLVQENTVIEDAELDNSMLGNKVHYRGGSKSISIGDYSTLL
- a CDS encoding tetratricopeptide repeat protein codes for the protein MIKKTSKYLFFFGVLSIFFACGGMKGSVAEPSAKSESSTETDPLAERERMQFDRAFFAGQKEKALGNYDRALEYFFEALRIDGNNGTVMYELSLLYLEFQNVPQAQFFCEGAVEVEPNNRWYRMVLADIYGLQRNYEAQAGQYAELEKIEPSNPEHSFNLAITLLQQNDLKGALKVYEQMEKQYGVIEEIALQKELIYLKLGSIDKATAELEKLIATSPDNVQYYVLLAELFMANDMTDEARMEYDRALELFPNAAEVHLGLAGFYEENGQYDKALKSYVIAFQNPDLNIDAKMGVILKYYERSGSDPNLKEDAFMLVEAVINAHPNNPKGYAVQGDFYLREQDGEKARESFRKSIDAGATQYAIWQQVLLLDADMGDMKALLEESTAALELFPAQPLVYLLNGFALMADEQYESATEILESGREFAIGNKSLQAQFDSYLGDAYHHVGNDKKSDSYYEKALAFDSDNAVVLNNLAYYLSVRGEKLEKAEQYSKKSNELSPNNGTNQDTYAWVLYKLGRYDEALNWIQKAVSNGGGESVEVREHYGDILFKLGQTDAAVEQWEKARELGGASDLIEQKIREQKLYE
- a CDS encoding DUF4292 domain-containing protein codes for the protein MSKSRIAVLIGVLVFVGSCQSRKFATPDTVYDEMKPVKVFKTLEDNSATWDTYSSRISTRYKDEYTSMTFTAKVRMKRDSIMWVSITAALGIEVVRAQITPDRVLVINRLDRSYLDSDFNSLSRKLGAPVNFNTLQNTFSGSSLFVWKRRDVYGQTDSAYYVLSNHPPAGRDDSSSISFFFETMRVSIAKLEIAEQNVWDPIGDRYLSVQNDGFEWVNDRSWPTRLNIEARDSVTATTVQMRANKIETDIVLSFPFEIPDDYAPITW
- a CDS encoding peptidoglycan DD-metalloendopeptidase family protein encodes the protein MRPLLGRIFPIVLLLWATVAVGQNKEDLQRQKKSLQQEIDYTNKLINETQESKRVSINLLNTLEQKIRIREELLNTIDREIRLIDAEIDRQNGQIDSLENELNVLREQYAEMIRQAYRSRSSYTRLMFLLSAHDFNQAYKRLQFLKQYNEFRRKQAERLQQMELELEQRIAALEVEKKEKEALRADKQRERELLSGEKQQQRLTVDALANKERDLKKALRQKEKDAKRLEQAIQRIIEEEIRKAREAAKANNPEAEFEAFAMTPEAKALSTNFTTNRGKLPWPVERGLIVSPYGEQPHPVLSGVTIRNDGIDIATQKGATARACFEGQVSAVIRIPGAGRAVVIRHGKYLTVYGNLNDVYVAQGQNVATKELIGTVRTDAADAQTVLQFQLWKGSSKQDPEPWLFK
- the rpiB gene encoding ribose 5-phosphate isomerase B, with protein sequence MKIGIAGDHAAYELKPKLIEHLQRLGHEVVNFGMDRPDSVDYPDYAHPLAEAVERYEVELGIAICGSGNGINMTVNKHADIRSALCWNEELADLARQHNKANVLALPARFITEEMAKRITERFLEAEFEGGRHERRVNKIPCA
- a CDS encoding T9SS type A sorting domain-containing protein codes for the protein MKKGLLLFALLFSALANAGQGGPDAYGYTWIDSQEPGGPTYGWVDIANPSDGIQVLGLGDDNVVGPFTIANNQNFHFYWYDVSHFWIGSNGYISFNQVNIASPFPNIPTSGGPNDFIAGMMSDLKFDGAANPAECWIGRNTDSTVISFINVPFWDLTIAGYSGSNTFQIILDDSDSSIYINVQQQMGTGFQVQGVIGIENTTGGVGLEHSFNQFPPALYSIKFEYPDVVTYQATDGRVNWNDNENNKGVFIGANGPAIDLVTNVGNSGNQALSPFTATGKIVNNLGSTLLTTAVSVPALSAGQDTTLTYPATWSPGNAGTYIHQTSISGIAGDLVAANNSIDREIVVVDTTQTSITLDYTEGVSNGSLAWNGGNGGVAMYFVPPTHPAKITHMGFYHVSNTGASSFAAILYRDDGPGGSHGTLLDSVYVPAANILLNQYTSVPLTNPVTIADSGVYVLWRMEGANLNIGSSSTGPTSRHGYEVLDGVWAAYRAFDTEDFLINLTYEPEYIEDIGASSILSPTGNVATPELVRVYLRNFGQTPVNQFDVSYQLANGTAITQAYNGSGIPPNDSILFTFQTLMSLAPGSGDLCIWTSSTAIADANSGNDTTCTPIITPPSSLEENEAPFTLYPNPARDYLMIDAVEAIEPLGLEIYNSQGQIVGRYAVPQGQTTRISINRLAAGCYTYVLSDQHQRSVGVLLVQ
- a CDS encoding DUF4421 family protein gives rise to the protein MRNRLLILLVCLGLALQAQEKDSTYYKSFPKKLSAGSFIAVRNYALLLTPKVSGSIVDSLRSNYQPNATRVVGISLNLDRVGANLSVSIPDNFKSQELYGTTRRIEANLGLYQKRGIIMGQFIGTKGFADKNSVNYLDRVLDENQYYVREDFSVWNVRVGYLHIWNWKKFSARSAFTFSERQLKSAGSITSSAQFRHFRVGGDSSIVPYPTRPFYGSLKNLREVRFNEVSLGMGYAYTYVPAEYWFVHGTLVMKGTLQHQRYRETGEDPESRFIINPGIDFRLSTGYSQDYFWIAFLVSGYGDLYNLPGINMGWGYFNAGVHFGIRIPTPRTVNKVYRSSIPEQ
- a CDS encoding DUF4249 domain-containing protein — translated: MKKWILLLLPIALLSCEDVVELELPEGEPLLVIDGQITNQPGKTRVLLTESVPYFDEVGNPPVEGAIIELFEDGASVGTFTELDSGLYVSAYTGITGKSYHIEIELSDGSTYASEQELLTRVPPIDSVYYRYETDLQFLEDGYYVYFATQELPGKPEFYRWKYYFNGIYQNTRFDINIANDDFVDGNYVVDFAVNFEPFFVGDSVEIEQYSTTRDYYDYWILIGTQVSQVGSPFDPPPAPVVGNMICTDDANETVLGYFSAHGLARGSVIVQE